The proteins below come from a single Flavobacterium lindanitolerans genomic window:
- the aspS gene encoding aspartate--tRNA ligase — MYRSHNCGELNASHINTEVTLAGWVQKTRDKGFMIWVDLRDRYGITQLIFDSERTDAAVFEMAKTLGREFVIQVKGTVIERESKNKNMSTGDIEILVSELSLLNAALTPPFTIEDETDGGEDIRMKYRYLDIRRNPVKNSLLFRHKVTMEVRKYLSDLDFCEVETPYLIKSTPEGARDFVVPSRMNEGQFYALPQSPQTFKQLLMVGGMDKYFQIVKCFRDEDLRADRQPEFTQIDCEMAFVEQEDILNVFEGLTRHLLKEIKGIEVDKFPRITYDYAMKTYGNDKPDIRFGMEFGELNEVAQHKEFAVFNNAELVVGIAAPGCASYTRKEIDNLIDWVKRPQIGATGMVYAKYELDGSIKSSVDKFYDQDDLQNWAKATGAKPGDLILVLSGPANKTRTQLSALRMELATRLGLRNPEVFAPLWVVDFPLLEFDEESGRYHAMHHPFTSPKPEDIALLETEPGNVRANAYDMVLNGNEIGGGSIRIHDKATQQLMFKYLGFTEEEARNQFGFLMDAFQFGAPPHGGLAFGLDRLVAILGGQETIRDFIAFPKNNSGRDVMIDAPSAIDDKQLEELHIRLK; from the coding sequence ATGTATAGAAGTCATAATTGTGGGGAGTTAAATGCTTCACACATTAATACAGAAGTTACGCTTGCGGGTTGGGTTCAAAAAACACGTGATAAAGGTTTTATGATTTGGGTTGACCTGCGCGACCGCTATGGAATTACGCAATTGATTTTTGATTCAGAAAGAACCGATGCTGCCGTTTTTGAAATGGCCAAAACATTGGGCAGGGAATTTGTCATTCAGGTAAAAGGAACTGTTATTGAAAGAGAGTCAAAAAACAAAAACATGTCAACCGGCGATATTGAAATTTTAGTTTCAGAATTAAGCCTGCTGAATGCGGCATTGACTCCTCCATTTACAATTGAAGATGAAACTGACGGTGGTGAAGACATTAGAATGAAATACCGTTACCTGGATATCAGAAGAAATCCGGTAAAAAACAGCCTTCTTTTCCGTCACAAAGTGACGATGGAAGTCAGAAAATATCTTTCAGACCTGGATTTTTGTGAAGTTGAGACGCCTTACCTTATCAAATCGACTCCGGAAGGAGCCAGAGATTTTGTCGTACCGTCAAGAATGAACGAAGGACAGTTTTATGCCTTGCCTCAATCCCCTCAGACTTTCAAACAATTGTTGATGGTTGGAGGTATGGATAAATATTTCCAAATCGTGAAATGTTTCCGTGATGAGGATTTAAGAGCCGACAGACAGCCTGAATTTACACAGATTGACTGTGAAATGGCTTTTGTAGAGCAGGAAGATATTCTGAATGTTTTTGAAGGACTGACACGCCATCTGTTGAAAGAAATCAAAGGAATTGAAGTGGATAAATTCCCAAGGATTACTTATGATTATGCCATGAAAACCTATGGTAATGACAAACCGGATATTCGTTTCGGTATGGAATTTGGCGAATTGAACGAAGTGGCACAACATAAAGAGTTTGCCGTTTTTAACAATGCCGAGCTTGTAGTAGGAATTGCGGCTCCTGGCTGTGCTTCATATACCAGAAAAGAAATCGACAACCTGATTGATTGGGTTAAACGACCACAAATAGGCGCTACCGGAATGGTATATGCCAAATATGAATTGGATGGAAGTATCAAGTCGTCTGTTGATAAATTCTACGATCAGGATGATTTGCAAAACTGGGCAAAAGCCACCGGAGCAAAACCGGGCGATTTGATTCTGGTTCTTTCCGGCCCTGCAAACAAGACAAGAACTCAATTGAGTGCCCTAAGAATGGAGTTGGCAACCCGTTTGGGATTGAGAAATCCTGAAGTTTTTGCTCCACTTTGGGTAGTAGATTTCCCTTTGTTGGAGTTTGACGAAGAAAGCGGCAGATACCACGCGATGCACCACCCGTTTACGTCTCCAAAACCGGAGGATATTGCCTTACTTGAAACCGAACCGGGCAACGTAAGAGCCAATGCTTATGATATGGTCTTGAACGGAAATGAAATTGGAGGTGGTTCTATCAGAATCCATGATAAGGCAACACAGCAGCTAATGTTCAAATACCTTGGCTTTACTGAAGAAGAAGCCCGAAACCAATTTGGCTTTTTGATGGATGCTTTCCAGTTTGGAGCACCGCCACACGGAGGACTAGCTTTTGGATTAGACCGATTGGTTGCCATTTTAGGAGGACAGGAAACCATACGCGACTTTATCGCTTTCCCTAAAAACAATTCGGGACGTGACGTGATGATTGATGCTCCTTCTGCCATTGACGACAAGCAATTGGAAGAACTTCATATCCGACTTAAATAA
- a CDS encoding toxin-antitoxin system YwqK family antitoxin, translating into MKKCLIMAVMLVSGVVFAQKADHKYEVVDNMVKATYFYDNGKVMQEGFYKDGKVHGKWISYDEAGNKKSLGEYNNGAKTGKWFFWTDNNLSEVDYSDSRVAAVKNWKQDALANRN; encoded by the coding sequence ATGAAAAAGTGTTTGATTATGGCAGTGATGCTGGTTTCTGGAGTTGTTTTTGCGCAAAAAGCGGATCATAAATATGAAGTTGTAGATAATATGGTAAAGGCTACCTATTTTTATGATAATGGAAAAGTGATGCAGGAAGGATTCTATAAAGATGGGAAAGTCCACGGAAAATGGATTTCTTATGATGAGGCAGGAAACAAAAAATCTTTAGGAGAATATAATAACGGTGCCAAGACCGGGAAATGGTTTTTTTGGACAGATAATAATTTAAGTGAAGTTGATTATTCTGACAGCAGAGTTGCAGCAGTTAAAAACTGGAAGCAGGATGCTCTTGCAAACAGAAATTAA
- a CDS encoding AraC family transcriptional regulator produces MENKFGIFLILFLMLSIPVFSQQKGFSLPDSLKNKSYDYLNNRIDLYEEDTIKALFYLDSYLSKAKKENNLNEIVNAYSNTIFFVSDSLKPIYADSIVASAKMTNNAPVIGSAYISKGNFYYSIKDYVQALNFYLKASDYISRSNDDYLKYELKYHIAGIKIHLGFNDEALALLKECVDFFKKSNEYDYQRGYLNSLHSLGLVYNRLGKYDLSTETNEFALKEAKRLNVELTQNYIIHSEGINQYFKKNYPKAIHDIQQVLPAIIKNNDFANEAVGYFYIGKCYWDQGQQQKALPYFKKVDRAFAEKNYIRPDLRENYELLVGYYKEKGDVKNQLYYINRLMKADSVLNANFKYMSGKIHKEYDTKALRQAKQEIEKQLAGKEKTTLLLYFSLAVFFFLTLYFFYRYYSNQKLYRQKFEELMGAEKEESQAIAVEKEEVEKKGLDINPDVVAGIVKELEKFESRKKFLEKDLTLVNLASAFNTNANYLSKVINHYRNKNYNTYLNDLRIEYIVELLKSQSRYRNYTIKALADEAGFSTPQHFSKAFFASTGIYPSYFLNELNKDLNN; encoded by the coding sequence ATGGAAAATAAGTTTGGTATCTTCCTGATACTTTTTTTGATGCTATCAATTCCTGTTTTTTCACAACAAAAAGGATTTTCTCTGCCAGATTCCTTGAAAAATAAATCCTATGACTACCTTAATAATAGAATCGACCTTTATGAAGAGGATACTATAAAGGCGCTGTTTTATTTGGATTCCTATTTGTCAAAAGCAAAAAAGGAAAATAACCTGAACGAAATAGTCAATGCCTATTCCAATACTATCTTTTTTGTGTCAGACAGTCTGAAACCAATATATGCAGATAGTATAGTTGCTTCTGCAAAAATGACCAATAATGCTCCTGTTATCGGATCGGCTTATATTTCGAAAGGGAATTTTTATTATTCTATCAAGGATTATGTTCAGGCTTTGAATTTCTACCTGAAAGCCAGTGATTATATTTCCCGTTCCAACGATGATTATCTCAAATATGAACTCAAGTATCATATAGCGGGAATTAAGATTCATTTAGGATTTAATGATGAGGCTCTTGCTTTGCTGAAGGAATGCGTTGATTTTTTCAAAAAGAGTAACGAATATGATTACCAACGAGGCTATCTGAATTCTCTCCATTCTTTAGGATTGGTTTACAACCGGCTCGGAAAATATGATTTAAGTACAGAAACCAATGAATTTGCCTTAAAGGAAGCCAAACGCCTGAATGTGGAACTGACACAGAATTATATCATCCATTCTGAAGGAATCAACCAATACTTTAAAAAAAACTATCCAAAAGCAATCCATGATATACAACAGGTATTGCCGGCAATTATAAAAAATAATGATTTTGCCAATGAAGCTGTCGGTTATTTTTACATAGGAAAATGCTATTGGGACCAGGGACAACAGCAAAAAGCACTGCCTTATTTTAAAAAAGTAGATCGTGCCTTTGCCGAAAAAAATTACATACGTCCTGATTTGAGGGAAAATTATGAACTGTTGGTTGGCTATTATAAAGAAAAGGGAGATGTGAAAAATCAGCTTTATTATATCAACAGGCTGATGAAGGCAGACAGCGTGCTCAATGCGAATTTTAAATATATGTCCGGGAAAATTCATAAGGAATATGACACCAAAGCACTCCGTCAGGCCAAACAGGAAATTGAAAAACAATTGGCTGGAAAGGAGAAGACTACTTTACTATTGTATTTTTCACTGGCTGTTTTTTTCTTTTTGACACTGTATTTTTTCTATCGTTATTATAGTAACCAAAAACTTTACCGCCAGAAGTTTGAAGAGCTGATGGGGGCAGAAAAAGAAGAGTCCCAGGCTATAGCTGTTGAAAAAGAAGAAGTAGAAAAGAAAGGACTCGATATCAATCCTGATGTTGTAGCCGGTATAGTAAAAGAATTGGAGAAATTTGAAAGCCGTAAAAAGTTTTTAGAAAAAGACCTGACTCTTGTGAATCTGGCATCAGCATTCAATACAAACGCTAACTATCTTTCCAAGGTTATCAATCATTACCGGAACAAAAACTATAATACCTATCTGAATGATTTGCGTATTGAATATATAGTTGAACTTTTGAAAAGCCAGTCCAGATACCGAAACTATACTATTAAGGCCCTGGCAGATGAAGCCGGATTTAGCACACCGCAACACTTTTCAAAGGCCTTTTTTGCTTCTACCGGTATTTATCCGTCATACTTTTTAAATGAGCTCAATAAAGATTTAAATAATTAG
- a CDS encoding efflux RND transporter permease subunit: MKIAEISIKRPTLVIVLFIILTLGGLFSYSQLSYELIPKFEINVVTISTVYPGASPGEVENTVTKKIEDAVSSLENVKKVESKSIESLSIVMVTLEPEADADYSLNDAQRKINAIEKDLPEDVDPPSLTKFSLSDLPVITIGATAKMDEVAFYDLLDKKIQPILSRVKGVAQVNLVGGEEREIQVSLDQNKLKGYGISVPQVQQMILSSNLDFPTGNIQTRETTMLVRLAGKYKNVEEMRNLVISSKNGIQIRLGDVADVQDSQKEVEKIARVNSNNAIVLQVIKQTDANAVTVSEEIYAAIAKIEKDYEKQELKLKVANDTSEFTLAAADSVIHDLFLAVFLVAFVMLFFLHSIRNAFIVMVSIPASLIATFIGIYMMGYTLNLMSLLGLSLVVGILVDDAIVVLENIYRHMEMGKNKVRAAFDGTAEIGFTVTAITLVIVVVFLPIAMSTGLVANIITQFCVTVIIATLLSLLSSFTIVPWLSSRYGKLEHITDRTFFGRIILAFERGLDKFTHKVTDILKWSLKYKKSTLAIVVVLFFSSLALVGAGFIGGEFFPKIDRGQFLVQIELPKDASIEQSNFIAQKAEDYLRHKKEIEEIVTTVGQTSEGFGATQATVYKAEIDVKLIDKSLREDGTYIYAAKMKRELEKILVGAKIKTVPVSIMGGADEAPIFLTVTGPDLESATAFAKKAEAQLMKIKGATEIKLSVEEGSPEIAVQVDRDKMAALGLTLQTVGTTMQTAFNGNTDAKFRAGEYEYDINIRFNEYDRSNINNVSDLVFINDMGQQIKLSQFASVKESSGPSLLERRDKATAVSIKAQTIGRPSGDVAAEWEAQFSKLEKPTGVSYVWGGDMENQAEGFGTLGIALLAAIILVYLVMVALYNSFVYPFVVLFSIPLSFIGALMALALTNNSLNIFTILGVIMLIGLVCKNAILLVDFANHRKAEGETTYMALIQANHARLRPILMTTIAMVFGMVPIALASGAAAEMNNGLAWVIIGGLISSLFLTLIIVPVVYAIFDSLIARFNKGKEPVKYEELMVADYEHKELSDDGFTAKHS; this comes from the coding sequence ATGAAAATAGCAGAAATATCAATCAAACGACCAACCCTTGTGATTGTGTTGTTTATCATTCTAACGCTCGGCGGTCTGTTTAGCTACAGCCAGTTGAGCTATGAATTGATCCCGAAGTTTGAAATTAACGTGGTTACGATTTCTACTGTATATCCGGGAGCCTCTCCTGGGGAAGTAGAAAATACGGTAACCAAAAAAATCGAAGACGCTGTTTCCTCTCTGGAAAACGTAAAGAAGGTAGAATCGAAATCTATTGAGAGTTTATCCATCGTTATGGTAACTCTGGAACCGGAAGCCGATGCAGATTATTCTCTTAACGATGCCCAAAGAAAAATCAATGCCATCGAAAAGGATTTACCGGAAGATGTTGACCCGCCTTCCCTGACCAAATTCTCTTTGAGCGACTTGCCGGTAATTACTATCGGGGCAACCGCAAAAATGGACGAAGTGGCATTTTATGATTTGTTAGACAAGAAAATCCAGCCTATACTTTCGCGTGTAAAAGGTGTGGCTCAGGTTAACCTTGTTGGTGGTGAAGAAAGAGAAATTCAGGTAAGTCTTGACCAAAACAAATTAAAAGGTTACGGAATCTCTGTTCCGCAGGTACAGCAAATGATATTGTCTTCCAACCTTGACTTCCCAACCGGAAACATCCAGACAAGAGAAACGACAATGTTGGTTCGTCTTGCCGGAAAATACAAGAATGTAGAAGAAATGAGGAATTTAGTAATTTCCTCTAAAAATGGAATCCAAATACGTCTTGGCGATGTAGCCGATGTTCAGGATTCACAGAAAGAAGTTGAGAAAATTGCCCGTGTCAATTCCAACAATGCAATCGTATTACAGGTTATCAAACAGACCGATGCTAATGCCGTAACGGTGAGTGAGGAGATTTATGCTGCTATTGCTAAAATTGAAAAAGATTATGAAAAGCAAGAATTAAAACTTAAAGTAGCCAACGATACTTCAGAATTTACACTGGCTGCGGCTGATTCGGTAATCCATGACTTGTTCCTGGCCGTATTCCTGGTAGCATTCGTAATGCTTTTCTTCCTGCACAGTATCAGAAACGCATTTATTGTAATGGTCTCCATTCCGGCTTCCCTGATTGCTACGTTTATCGGGATTTATATGATGGGTTATACCCTGAACTTAATGAGCTTACTCGGACTTTCATTGGTGGTTGGTATTCTTGTGGATGACGCGATTGTGGTATTGGAAAATATTTACCGCCACATGGAAATGGGTAAAAACAAAGTACGTGCCGCCTTTGACGGAACTGCAGAAATCGGATTTACCGTAACTGCAATTACATTGGTTATCGTGGTTGTATTCTTGCCTATCGCTATGAGTACAGGTCTGGTTGCCAACATTATTACACAATTCTGTGTTACCGTTATTATTGCTACGTTGCTATCCTTACTGTCATCATTTACTATTGTGCCGTGGCTTTCCTCACGATATGGAAAACTGGAGCATATTACAGACAGAACTTTCTTTGGAAGAATTATTCTTGCATTTGAAAGAGGACTTGATAAGTTTACGCACAAAGTAACTGACATTTTGAAATGGTCTTTGAAATATAAGAAATCAACTTTAGCTATTGTTGTTGTATTATTCTTCAGTTCACTTGCATTGGTTGGTGCCGGATTTATTGGAGGAGAATTCTTCCCTAAAATTGACCGTGGGCAGTTCCTTGTACAAATCGAACTACCAAAAGATGCCTCTATCGAGCAATCTAACTTTATCGCCCAAAAAGCAGAAGATTATCTAAGACATAAAAAAGAAATTGAAGAAATCGTAACCACTGTAGGACAAACCAGCGAAGGTTTTGGTGCGACACAGGCTACCGTTTACAAAGCAGAGATTGACGTGAAGCTGATTGATAAATCGCTTCGTGAAGACGGAACCTATATTTATGCGGCTAAAATGAAACGTGAATTGGAAAAAATTCTCGTAGGTGCCAAGATCAAGACCGTACCTGTTAGTATCATGGGTGGTGCTGATGAAGCTCCTATCTTCCTGACCGTTACCGGACCTGATTTAGAAAGTGCAACCGCCTTTGCCAAAAAAGCAGAAGCACAGCTGATGAAAATCAAAGGAGCAACAGAAATCAAACTTTCTGTTGAAGAAGGTAGCCCGGAAATTGCTGTTCAGGTTGACAGAGATAAAATGGCTGCTTTAGGTCTTACACTACAAACTGTCGGAACAACCATGCAGACTGCATTTAACGGAAACACAGATGCTAAGTTCCGTGCCGGAGAATATGAATACGACATCAATATCCGTTTTAATGAATACGACCGTTCGAATATTAATAACGTAAGTGACCTGGTATTCATTAACGATATGGGACAGCAAATCAAACTATCTCAATTTGCAAGCGTTAAAGAAAGTTCAGGACCAAGCTTACTGGAGCGTCGCGACAAGGCAACCGCCGTATCGATTAAAGCACAAACCATAGGTAGACCTTCCGGAGACGTTGCTGCAGAATGGGAAGCGCAGTTTTCAAAACTGGAAAAACCAACAGGTGTAAGCTATGTTTGGGGTGGTGATATGGAAAACCAAGCAGAAGGTTTCGGTACGTTAGGAATTGCTTTATTGGCCGCTATTATTTTGGTGTATCTGGTAATGGTAGCCTTGTATAACAGTTTCGTTTATCCGTTTGTGGTCTTGTTCTCGATACCATTATCGTTTATTGGAGCATTGATGGCGTTGGCACTGACCAACAACTCGCTGAATATCTTTACGATTTTAGGGGTAATCATGCTTATTGGTCTGGTTTGTAAAAACGCGATTCTTCTTGTCGATTTCGCAAACCACAGAAAAGCAGAAGGCGAAACGACATACATGGCACTGATTCAGGCGAACCATGCCCGACTTCGTCCTATCCTGATGACAACAATCGCGATGGTTTTCGGTATGGTGCCTATTGCATTGGCTTCAGGAGCTGCTGCCGAAATGAACAACGGTTTGGCCTGGGTAATTATTGGAGGTTTGATTAGTTCATTATTCCTTACCTTGATTATTGTTCCTGTGGTATATGCTATTTTCGATAGCCTGATTGCAAGATTCAACAAAGGCAAAGAACCTGTAAAATATGAGGAATTGATGGTAGCCGATTACGAGCACAAAGAATTGAGTGACGACGGATTTACCGCAAAACACTCTTAA